The genomic window GTATCTGTCAAAATTAAGAAAGTCAAAAAACAAGTACAAAAAAGTGTTGATACAGCTGTTGTTACTATTGCGAGAAAATTTCTTGGTTCCCCTTACAAATGGGGAGGAACATCTCCAACTGGGTTTGACTGTAGTGGTTTTCTTCAGTATGTTTTCGCAGCAAAAAATATTAAAATCCCTCGAACAGTATCAGATATATGGAATTTCGGTAGTGATATTGGAAAAGCAAGCATAGGTGATATTGTATTTTTTGAAACATATAAACCGGGCCCTTCCCATGCAGGCATTTACATTGGTAATAACAAATTTATTCATGCTAGCTCTGATGGTGTCATGATTAGTAATATGCACAACTCATATTGGAAAAAGAGATTTTTAGGCGTTAAACGTATTAGCAATTAACATCAACGTAAGAAAAAGCAGCTTTTTTTTTAAAGCTGCTTTCCTTGTATTTCCGGTATTATGCTAGCGTTATACTATCAGATATACAAAAGACAAGTTAATTTAAATCTTCTCCATACCATTCACGATAAAACTGCTTTAAGTAGTTCTCCATAAATTCATGACGTTCATTTGCAATTTTTTTAGCTGTGTCAGTATTCAAAAATTCTTTTAATTTTAGTAACTTTTCATAAAAATGTTGAACTGTCGCTGACTTTTGTCTGCGATACTGCTCCACACTCATGTCATTTCGAACCTCAATACTAGGATCAAATATAAGTTGATCTCGACTTCCGCCATATGTGAAAGCTCTAGCAATTCCGATTGCCCCTATAGCATCTAGCCTATCTGCATCTTGGACAATTTTAGCTTCTAACGATAAAGCTTGAACGCTGTTGTTGCCACCTTTAAAAGATACAGCAGCAATCATGTCAAGTATTTGCTCAACTAACACCGCATCTATATAACGACTTAAAAATTGTTTAACACTTTCTTCTGCTTTATTTTGAGATTTGAATAATTTATCATCTATCATGTCATGGAGTAAAGCAACCATGTCAATGATAAATAAATCGCCTCCCTCAATTTTACAAATATGATTAGATAGCTGTCGGACTCTTTTTATATGGTACCAGTCATGCCCACTACCTTCATGCTGTAAAGTTTCTCTTACAAAATGTTCTGTTTTTTCTATAATATGATGCATCTCTCTTTAAACAGCCTTTCTAATTTTAACGTATAAATGGTTGAGCCTTTTTAAATAAAGTATAAGCATTATGATAAAAGACTGCATGATGATATTCTGTTGGAATCAATTTTTTAATAAAGTCAATATAAGCATCTACAGGTATTAATGGCCAATCCGTTCCAAAAAGTAACTTTTCATAATGATTGCAGAACGCTAAAGCATGTTCTAAGTGGCGCACACTCCCAGATTGAACATATTTATCAATATCTTGAGCTGTACCAACAACAAGACCAGATAAATCTGCATACATATTGGGATTTTTATAAACAACCTCAGCGCCATCAAGAACCCATGGGTCACCCAAGTGTGCCATTACAAAATTCACATCACGATTCATTACAGCCACTTCATCGAGTGTTAACGGATGAGAATATTTTAGTAATCCCCTATCCGAGTAAGTGTCACCGGTATGGAATACAACTGGTACATCGTACTTAGCAGCTAGACGATAAATTGGTTGATATATTTCATCGTAAGCATACACGGGATAATAACCTAAATAAATTTTAAAACCAACGGCTTTAGGCATTTGAATCTCTTGTTCCAGTTTTACGATTGTTTTTTCGGTTAGAGTGTGTGGATTAACGCCAATACAATACACAATATTGTCAGGAATATTCGTGTCTAAGTCAATTCCCATCGGTGACTCGGCCATTG from Bacillus sp. HMF5848 includes these protein-coding regions:
- a CDS encoding HD domain-containing protein, with the protein product MHHIIEKTEHFVRETLQHEGSGHDWYHIKRVRQLSNHICKIEGGDLFIIDMVALLHDMIDDKLFKSQNKAEESVKQFLSRYIDAVLVEQILDMIAAVSFKGGNNSVQALSLEAKIVQDADRLDAIGAIGIARAFTYGGSRDQLIFDPSIEVRNDMSVEQYRRQKSATVQHFYEKLLKLKEFLNTDTAKKIANERHEFMENYLKQFYREWYGEDLN
- a CDS encoding amidohydrolase family protein; amino-acid sequence: MKIIDAHMHYSNIGSFHETANELSRVSYSYHGIIDEYKENNVILGIAMGVTETTGEGFPDSMAESPMGIDLDTNIPDNIVYCIGVNPHTLTEKTIVKLEQEIQMPKAVGFKIYLGYYPVYAYDEIYQPIYRLAAKYDVPVVFHTGDTYSDRGLLKYSHPLTLDEVAVMNRDVNFVMAHLGDPWVLDGAEVVYKNPNMYADLSGLVVGTAQDIDKYVQSGSVRHLEHALAFCNHYEKLLFGTDWPLIPVDAYIDFIKKLIPTEYHHAVFYHNAYTLFKKAQPFIR